From the Spiroplasma sp. BIUS-1 genome, one window contains:
- a CDS encoding DNA translocase FtsK: MNNFNGLNNQDDNDRTRAFTLQKKERRADSVSWIVGALLLFFINLMSLGRITIVGQFIDDVFFNLPFGWFKYFLYLLFFMVDFAIYFGIKFKPKKRFLAMVIITWISMCWIISSILFIVAYNVKTEDFKVNAIWSSTILKDSISSYFENWTQKSLWGENSGTIWVANPETYFNLWAGGGLIGTILAGFSAYTSIYFGLVIALFFFVLDMIWIFTGDAFFFLKPKSKRTGKRLRILSLKNNKNSSYSPKVKKQRNNRGIFSLINLDDDDGFEERNILASMKESDITIELPSYNRNSDRNIYEEVNTDFYNDDFSNINLENYNPNQDYKNEFMNHQEQGLKKITDFNLDKVREEAKYRAESFVREEPVYTSRREKDYDFDFPMPIESKYGQVSTEQAREQLAKETNITPFGANGKTQELVKSKTKKEKVEETPEGQITLDYFINETKKEKEQVKKQFEEFNDYTSPMQENLARNILYSSSGYQSRNNGKQQMEVNTNKAVEKQQFVNDAYQLPSIEILTQKGNNSVQQEEVRKAAEEKAQRINETFKQFGVHASVTNMNIGPTVIKFEIQPEPGTKVNSITSLENDLKLALATQNVIMESPIPGKQAVGIEIPNDKPEIVPMRTVIEEQPITKMGSKLYFAIGKTVTGDMLFGELDKMPHLLVAGSTGSGKSVMINGIISSILMKAKPHEVKFLMIDPKKVELSVYSSIPHLLAPVISDMSVANSALKKVINEMERRYALFTTNGVKNIDGFNSRQASSETKLPYYVVIIDELADLMMTSNKKDVEDSIMRLTQLSRAAGIHLIVATQRPSTDVITGVIKSNIPVRIAFSVTSSIDSRTILDSSGAERLIGKGDLLYTLPGSASLVRAQGAYISDDEIEALVRHCSTQQQQIFDSEFLKIEEDTNTINMGAGSDPMFNEIKDYVISKQKASTSLIQRQFAIGYNRAAKIVDELELMGIIGPQNGSKPREVYIKAEDIY; this comes from the coding sequence ATGAATAATTTTAATGGGCTAAATAATCAAGATGACAATGACCGTACAAGAGCATTTACTCTTCAAAAAAAAGAAAGAAGAGCAGATTCAGTTTCATGAATAGTTGGAGCTTTACTTCTATTCTTTATAAACTTAATGTCATTAGGAAGAATTACAATCGTTGGTCAATTTATTGATGACGTATTTTTTAATTTGCCTTTTGGGTGATTTAAGTACTTTTTATATCTATTATTTTTTATGGTGGATTTTGCTATTTATTTTGGAATAAAATTTAAACCTAAAAAAAGATTTTTAGCAATGGTAATTATTACATGAATTTCAATGTGTTGAATAATATCTTCAATTCTTTTTATAGTTGCTTATAATGTTAAAACAGAAGATTTTAAAGTTAATGCTATTTGATCATCTACAATACTAAAAGATTCAATATCTTCTTATTTTGAAAATTGAACTCAAAAATCTCTTTGAGGAGAAAATAGTGGAACAATATGAGTTGCAAATCCAGAAACATACTTTAATTTATGAGCTGGTGGTGGATTAATTGGAACAATTTTAGCCGGTTTTTCTGCATATACATCAATATACTTTGGGTTAGTAATAGCTTTATTCTTTTTCGTTTTAGATATGATATGAATATTTACAGGAGATGCCTTCTTCTTTTTAAAACCCAAATCAAAAAGAACAGGTAAAAGACTAAGAATACTTTCTTTAAAAAATAATAAAAATTCAAGTTATAGCCCAAAAGTTAAAAAGCAAAGAAATAACAGAGGAATATTTAGTCTTATTAATTTAGATGATGATGACGGTTTCGAGGAAAGAAATATTTTAGCATCTATGAAAGAATCTGATATCACTATTGAATTGCCAAGTTATAACAGAAACAGTGATAGAAATATTTATGAAGAAGTTAATACTGATTTTTATAATGATGACTTCTCAAACATAAATCTAGAAAACTATAATCCAAATCAAGACTACAAAAATGAGTTCATGAATCATCAAGAACAAGGACTAAAGAAAATAACAGATTTTAATTTAGATAAAGTAAGGGAAGAGGCAAAATATAGAGCTGAATCTTTTGTCAGAGAAGAACCTGTTTATACTTCTAGAAGAGAAAAAGATTATGACTTTGATTTCCCAATGCCTATTGAATCAAAATATGGTCAAGTTTCTACAGAACAAGCAAGGGAACAATTGGCAAAAGAAACAAATATAACTCCTTTCGGTGCTAATGGTAAAACTCAAGAACTAGTTAAATCAAAAACAAAAAAAGAAAAAGTCGAAGAAACACCAGAAGGTCAAATCACTTTGGATTACTTCATTAATGAAACTAAAAAAGAAAAAGAACAAGTTAAAAAACAGTTTGAAGAATTTAATGATTACACTTCTCCGATGCAAGAAAATCTTGCAAGAAATATTTTATATTCTTCAAGTGGATATCAATCAAGAAATAATGGTAAACAACAAATGGAGGTTAATACAAATAAAGCTGTTGAAAAACAACAATTTGTAAATGATGCTTATCAACTTCCTTCAATTGAAATACTTACTCAAAAAGGCAATAACTCAGTTCAGCAAGAAGAAGTTAGAAAAGCAGCGGAAGAAAAAGCTCAAAGAATTAATGAAACTTTCAAACAGTTTGGAGTTCATGCTAGTGTAACTAATATGAATATCGGTCCAACTGTTATTAAATTTGAAATTCAACCAGAACCTGGAACAAAAGTTAATAGCATTACATCATTGGAAAATGACTTGAAATTAGCGTTAGCAACTCAAAATGTTATAATGGAATCTCCAATTCCAGGAAAACAAGCTGTAGGTATAGAAATACCAAACGATAAACCTGAAATTGTTCCAATGAGAACTGTTATTGAAGAACAACCTATTACTAAAATGGGAAGTAAACTATATTTTGCTATTGGTAAAACAGTTACTGGAGATATGTTATTTGGTGAACTTGATAAAATGCCTCACTTACTTGTTGCTGGTTCAACAGGTAGTGGTAAGTCAGTTATGATCAACGGTATAATTTCATCAATTCTAATGAAAGCAAAGCCTCATGAAGTTAAATTCTTGATGATTGACCCTAAAAAAGTTGAACTTTCAGTTTATTCTTCAATTCCTCATTTACTTGCACCAGTAATTAGTGATATGAGTGTTGCAAATAGTGCACTTAAAAAAGTTATAAATGAAATGGAAAGAAGATATGCTCTTTTCACAACAAATGGAGTTAAAAACATTGATGGATTTAACTCAAGACAAGCATCTTCTGAAACAAAACTTCCTTACTATGTAGTTATTATCGACGAGCTAGCAGACTTAATGATGACCTCAAATAAAAAAGATGTTGAAGACTCTATTATGAGACTTACACAACTTTCTCGTGCTGCAGGAATTCACTTAATTGTTGCAACTCAAAGACCTTCAACAGATGTTATTACAGGTGTTATTAAATCTAACATTCCAGTAAGAATTGCCTTTTCTGTAACTTCATCAATTGATTCAAGAACTATTTTAGATTCAAGTGGTGCTGAAAGATTAATTGGAAAAGGAGATCTGTTGTACACACTTCCAGGAAGTGCTTCACTTGTTAGAGCACAAGGTGCTTATATAAGTGATGATGAAATTGAAGCTTTAGTAAGACATTGTTCAACTCAACAACAACAAATTTTCGATTCTGAATTCTTAAAAATAGAAGAAGATACCAACACAATTAACATGGGTGCTGGTTCAGATCCTATGTTTAATGAAATTAAAGATTATGTAATAAGCAAGCAAAAAGCTTCAACCAGTTTAATTCAAAGACAATTTGCAATTGGTTATAATAGAGCTGCAAAAATTGTAGATGAACTTGAACTAATGGGAATAATTGGACCACAAAATGGTTCAAAACCAAGAGAAGTTTATATTAAAGCAGAAGATATATATTAA
- the uvrC gene encoding excinuclease ABC subunit UvrC, with protein sequence MENIVKNLPEKPGCYLYKNKENKIIYVGKAKNLKKRVSSYFNRAHNYKTTKLVRDIVDIETIVTENEKESLILEQNLIKKYRPRYNIVLNDDKKYPYIAITKEKDPVYVYTRNYDNNNQISFGPLPDGTSARNILKTLERIYPLRRCKGNLGKPCIHYHIEQCSGACFKEVESSFYENQIQNVKNFFNRSNDDFKNKLEEKMFIASDNLQFEEAQRIKEIISHLNFSITEQFVDFNDNLNRDVFNYYESDHYVCFVVLFYRSGKLILKDQLIMKNTFQEVKPLFENFIMQIYSKNMLPDYILLPKELEDSSLQLLFNEKITYGNDESSLRILNLAKNNAQEYIRQEELYKSQKSISKEELLDQVQKTLNLPNYPYHIEMFDVANILDEFVTGAMVVFKGGQPSFNDFRKYNIIIDEKGDFQRMQNMIYRRYQKDLNAQQNLPDLIIMDGGKIQVHAAKSQLELLDLNIPVIGLVKNDKHKTEYILDTQENEIILDKTSEVFKFLELIQNRVHNFAISSFRKKQAKSFSKDDLSSIKGVGEKMIQKINQLYPSRMDFYNADYEDIKKIVKKDEIVLAIKEIKNKIENKK encoded by the coding sequence ATGGAAAACATAGTTAAAAATTTACCAGAAAAACCTGGTTGCTATTTATATAAAAATAAAGAAAATAAAATAATCTATGTTGGAAAAGCAAAAAATCTTAAAAAAAGAGTTTCTAGTTATTTCAATAGAGCTCATAATTATAAAACAACTAAACTTGTAAGAGACATAGTTGATATTGAAACTATTGTTACAGAAAATGAAAAAGAATCTTTGATTTTAGAACAAAACTTAATTAAAAAATATAGACCGAGATATAACATTGTTTTAAATGATGATAAAAAATATCCATATATTGCTATAACAAAAGAAAAAGATCCCGTTTATGTTTATACAAGAAACTATGATAATAACAATCAAATTTCATTTGGACCACTTCCTGATGGAACAAGTGCTAGAAATATTTTAAAAACTTTAGAGAGAATTTATCCTTTAAGAAGATGTAAAGGAAATTTAGGAAAACCATGTATTCACTATCATATAGAACAATGTTCAGGGGCTTGTTTTAAAGAAGTTGAATCTAGTTTTTATGAAAATCAAATACAAAATGTTAAAAACTTTTTTAATAGAAGCAATGATGATTTTAAAAACAAATTAGAAGAAAAAATGTTTATAGCTTCTGACAATTTACAATTTGAAGAAGCACAAAGAATTAAAGAAATTATAAGTCACTTAAACTTCTCTATTACAGAACAATTTGTTGATTTTAACGATAATTTAAATAGAGATGTATTTAACTATTACGAAAGTGATCACTATGTTTGTTTTGTAGTTCTATTTTATAGAAGCGGAAAATTGATTTTAAAAGATCAATTAATAATGAAAAATACATTTCAAGAAGTTAAACCTTTATTTGAAAATTTTATAATGCAAATTTATTCAAAAAATATGTTACCAGACTATATTTTATTACCAAAAGAATTAGAAGATAGTAGTTTGCAATTGTTATTTAATGAAAAGATAACATATGGGAATGATGAATCAAGTTTAAGAATTTTAAATTTAGCAAAAAATAATGCTCAAGAATATATCAGACAAGAAGAATTATATAAAAGTCAAAAATCTATCAGTAAAGAAGAATTGCTAGATCAAGTTCAAAAAACCTTGAACTTACCTAATTATCCATATCACATTGAAATGTTTGATGTTGCAAATATATTAGATGAATTTGTAACTGGTGCTATGGTTGTTTTTAAAGGTGGTCAACCAAGTTTCAATGATTTTAGAAAATACAACATTATCATTGATGAAAAAGGTGACTTTCAAAGAATGCAAAATATGATATATAGAAGATATCAAAAGGATTTAAATGCACAACAAAATTTACCAGATCTTATAATAATGGATGGTGGAAAAATACAAGTTCATGCAGCTAAATCACAATTAGAGTTATTAGATTTAAATATACCAGTTATTGGTCTTGTAAAAAACGATAAACACAAAACAGAATATATTTTAGATACTCAAGAAAACGAAATTATCTTAGATAAAACATCAGAGGTCTTTAAGTTTTTAGAATTAATACAAAACAGAGTTCATAACTTTGCTATCTCAAGTTTTAGAAAAAAACAAGCTAAATCATTTTCTAAAGATGACTTATCTTCAATAAAAGGTGTTGGAGAGAAAATGATACAAAAAATTAACCAACTATATCCTTCAAGAATGGATTTCTATAATGCAGATTATGAAGATATTAAAAAAATAGTCAAAAAAGATGAAATTGTTTTAGCTATTAAAGAAATAAAAAATAAAATTGAAAACAAAAAATAG
- the greA gene encoding transcription elongation factor GreA produces the protein MTDKDIILTAEGLQELKDELANLINNVRPQVIEELVEARAQGDLSENADYDAARNRQAEVEARIKEVEAMLSKAKIIEDSNSKNKEVKIGSQVTFTSQKTKKDMSVKIVGAIEADPFENKISNESPLAKAMLGKVVGDSVEVRELKEPYKITIKEIK, from the coding sequence ATGACAGATAAAGACATTATTTTAACTGCTGAGGGGCTACAAGAATTAAAAGACGAATTAGCTAATTTAATTAATAACGTTCGTCCACAAGTTATTGAAGAACTTGTTGAAGCTCGTGCTCAAGGAGATTTATCAGAAAATGCTGATTATGATGCAGCAAGAAACAGACAAGCAGAAGTTGAAGCTAGAATTAAAGAAGTTGAAGCTATGCTTTCTAAAGCAAAAATTATTGAAGATTCAAATTCAAAAAATAAAGAAGTAAAAATTGGTAGCCAAGTTACATTTACAAGTCAAAAAACTAAAAAAGACATGAGTGTAAAAATTGTTGGAGCTATTGAAGCTGACCCATTTGAAAACAAAATCTCAAACGAATCACCACTTGCAAAAGCAATGTTGGGAAAAGTTGTTGGAGATTCAGTTGAAGTGAGAGAACTTAAAGAACCTTACAAAATAACAATTAAAGAAATTAAATAA
- the rsmI gene encoding 16S rRNA (cytidine(1402)-2'-O)-methyltransferase: protein MLKVQSTFKNDLPTIYLVGTPIGNLDDISKRVVETFQKADVIYCEDTRVSFKLFEKLNLNKKLKALHKFNEFSISESFIEDINKYKNIAIISDAGVPCISDPGAIVIKQVLESNVEVNITSVNCGPAYIHAIASSGFVSRRNLFLGFLDKKNIENDLKKVLEEQQNEEVIISFYESVHRIQSTLNQLSLMIDSETKMVLARELTKINEEFLRGTIKEICDYINSDNLVLKGEFCVVLESNFKKTINKEIDMQKIVSEVEELLKTNISKKDAIKTVSKKYNVNKNELTKFFYK, encoded by the coding sequence ATGTTAAAAGTGCAAAGTACATTTAAAAATGATTTACCAACTATATATTTGGTGGGAACCCCAATAGGGAATTTGGATGACATTTCAAAAAGAGTTGTAGAGACATTTCAAAAAGCTGATGTAATATACTGTGAAGACACTAGGGTGAGTTTCAAACTTTTTGAAAAACTAAATTTAAATAAAAAATTAAAAGCACTACATAAATTTAATGAATTTTCTATAAGTGAAAGCTTTATTGAAGATATTAATAAATATAAAAACATAGCAATTATAAGTGATGCTGGAGTTCCTTGCATAAGTGATCCAGGTGCAATTGTTATAAAACAAGTATTAGAATCAAATGTTGAAGTTAATATAACTTCAGTTAATTGTGGTCCTGCCTATATTCATGCAATAGCAAGTTCTGGTTTTGTTTCTAGAAGAAACCTATTTTTAGGGTTTTTAGATAAAAAAAATATAGAAAATGACTTAAAAAAGGTTTTAGAAGAACAACAAAATGAAGAGGTTATAATATCTTTTTATGAATCTGTTCATAGAATCCAATCCACTTTAAATCAACTTTCATTGATGATTGACTCTGAAACTAAAATGGTTTTGGCAAGAGAATTAACAAAAATAAATGAAGAATTTCTAAGAGGGACAATAAAAGAGATTTGTGACTATATAAATAGTGATAATTTAGTTCTTAAAGGGGAGTTTTGTGTTGTTTTAGAATCAAACTTTAAAAAAACTATAAATAAAGAAATAGATATGCAAAAAATAGTTTCAGAAGTTGAAGAATTATTGAAAACAAACATTAGTAAAAAGGATGCTATAAAAACTGTATCAAAGAAATATAATGTAAATAAAAATGAACTAACAAAGTTCTTCTATAAGTAA
- a CDS encoding ribosomal-processing cysteine protease Prp has protein sequence MVKAKIVEKNNKINSFVINGHAEGGDYGHDLVCAAITGIVTGSLNAFDIQFKSNVEIDVKENEISIKIVKDDELLNNLLEFMLIQLETIQVQYPKNFKIERMI, from the coding sequence ATGGTAAAAGCTAAAATTGTTGAAAAAAACAATAAAATAAATTCGTTTGTAATAAATGGACATGCTGAGGGTGGTGACTATGGTCATGATCTTGTATGTGCAGCTATTACAGGGATAGTTACTGGATCTTTAAATGCTTTCGACATTCAATTTAAAAGCAATGTTGAAATAGATGTTAAGGAAAATGAAATAAGTATTAAAATAGTTAAAGATGATGAATTATTAAATAATTTATTAGAATTTATGCTTATTCAACTAGAAACTATTCAGGTGCAATATCCAAAGAATTTTAAAATAGAAAGGATGATTTAA
- the rpmA gene encoding 50S ribosomal protein L27: MRFLLGLQYFASKKGVGSTKNGRDSESKRLGAKKADGQFANAGSIIFRQRGTKIHPGANVGRGGDDTLFALVSGIVKYQRFGKNRTRAVVIPQESK, from the coding sequence ATGCGTTTCTTATTAGGATTACAATATTTTGCTTCTAAAAAAGGGGTTGGGTCAACTAAAAACGGGCGTGACTCAGAATCAAAACGTTTAGGAGCTAAAAAAGCAGATGGACAATTTGCTAATGCAGGTTCAATTATTTTCAGACAAAGAGGAACAAAAATCCATCCAGGTGCAAATGTTGGACGTGGTGGAGATGATACATTATTCGCTTTAGTATCAGGAATAGTTAAATACCAAAGATTTGGTAAAAACAGAACTAGAGCTGTAGTTATTCCACAAGAATCTAAATAA
- a CDS encoding J domain-containing protein, producing the protein MSLILGISITFIIFIFVLFYLLKIFKNKGKKNDNRNIKQDLSDFKKLFQNQSNKRVFINELQITENFNTFPFISDFKNIKEKYPSDSLISSLKHTQNSFYDYWANKEFDFFVIFEKLSKEKFITLSSENLIKVYNEFSISIFNLYKDIFISNVIPSIISKFENKSYKLITPDRINDFVDEQFIDFCKGIDKIIMTIETEFYQNKSDNSGNENSNFVKKQSDEKLSRAYRILEVSPFETDEKIKKAYLKLAKIYHPDRNNKEYAKEKMAEINDAYDTVLKDRKKD; encoded by the coding sequence ATGTCATTAATTTTAGGTATATCAATAACTTTTATAATTTTTATCTTTGTTCTATTTTACTTATTAAAGATATTTAAAAATAAGGGAAAAAAGAATGATAATAGAAATATAAAACAAGATCTATCTGATTTTAAAAAGTTATTTCAAAACCAATCAAACAAAAGGGTATTTATAAATGAATTGCAAATTACGGAAAATTTTAATACTTTTCCATTTATTAGTGATTTTAAAAATATTAAAGAAAAATATCCAAGCGATAGTTTGATAAGTTCTCTTAAACATACCCAAAATAGTTTTTACGACTATTGAGCTAATAAAGAATTTGATTTTTTTGTCATTTTTGAAAAACTTTCAAAAGAAAAATTTATTACTTTGTCTTCAGAAAATTTAATAAAAGTTTACAATGAGTTTTCTATAAGTATTTTCAATTTGTATAAAGATATTTTTATAAGCAATGTAATACCATCTATAATTTCGAAGTTTGAAAATAAATCTTATAAATTAATAACCCCAGATAGAATAAATGATTTTGTAGATGAACAATTTATAGATTTTTGCAAAGGTATTGATAAAATAATAATGACTATTGAAACAGAGTTTTATCAAAATAAGTCAGACAATAGTGGTAATGAAAATTCAAACTTTGTTAAAAAACAAAGTGATGAAAAATTAAGCAGAGCATATAGAATTTTGGAAGTTTCACCATTTGAAACAGACGAAAAAATTAAAAAGGCATATTTAAAATTAGCAAAAATTTATCACCCAGATAGAAATAATAAAGAATATGCTAAAGAAAAAATGGCTGAAATAAATGATGCATATGATACTGTTTTAAAAGATAGAAAGAAAGATTAA
- a CDS encoding Sapep family Mn(2+)-dependent dipeptidase, whose translation MNVEKEILLGQYFDQALEETKKIVAMPSYRRDLTYGAPVHEDTRKVLDHCVELLKTFGFQTFIAPDYRYGYADYGDGDKLFGIICHLDVVPAGNIDEWETNPFEPIIKDGKLIGRGTFDDKGPTMMNIFAFKYLIDHGFKPDYKIRFIFGTSEETNWECMEAYVENEQLCDLGYVPDGHFPVVYAEKWIADVDLVGEFESEFELSGGEVYNAVNDLVKYKGPKQEEIASWLKENGIDSYESDGYLFVKGVSAHGSLPFKGVSASTWLLKAIDSNGLKHPLAQFVANYAHLNFDMKEIFGDLTDETGDLTACNGIVNISKTDYRFTINFRIPCTRDPQKDVVDVLEKFVKDKGLGLKLSSIEDRVYFPKDSDVVKNIMEVYKEVTGDLKAEPIAIGGGTFAKSMPNMIAFGAEFDLNDSTMHAYNEYVKIEDLKKMMEIYAKSLVKLTKLK comes from the coding sequence ATGAATGTTGAAAAAGAAATATTACTTGGTCAATATTTTGATCAAGCTTTAGAAGAAACAAAAAAAATAGTAGCAATGCCTTCTTATAGAAGGGATTTAACTTATGGAGCACCAGTTCACGAAGACACAAGAAAAGTTCTAGATCACTGTGTTGAATTGTTGAAAACATTTGGTTTTCAAACTTTTATAGCACCAGATTATAGATATGGTTATGCAGATTATGGTGATGGTGACAAATTATTTGGGATAATTTGTCACTTAGATGTTGTTCCTGCAGGAAATATAGATGAATGAGAAACTAATCCATTTGAGCCAATTATAAAAGATGGAAAATTAATCGGAAGGGGAACTTTTGACGATAAAGGTCCTACTATGATGAATATATTTGCTTTTAAATATTTAATTGATCATGGTTTTAAACCAGATTACAAAATTAGATTCATTTTTGGAACAAGTGAAGAAACAAATTGAGAATGTATGGAAGCATATGTTGAAAATGAACAACTTTGTGATTTAGGTTATGTTCCTGACGGTCACTTCCCGGTTGTTTATGCTGAAAAATGAATTGCAGATGTTGATTTAGTTGGAGAATTTGAATCTGAATTTGAACTAAGTGGTGGAGAAGTTTATAATGCAGTAAATGACCTAGTTAAATATAAAGGTCCAAAACAAGAAGAAATTGCTTCTTGATTAAAAGAAAATGGAATTGATTCTTATGAGAGTGATGGATACTTATTTGTTAAAGGAGTATCTGCTCACGGAAGTTTACCATTTAAAGGAGTATCTGCTTCAACTTGATTGTTAAAAGCAATTGACTCAAATGGATTAAAACATCCATTGGCACAATTTGTTGCAAATTATGCTCATTTAAATTTCGATATGAAAGAAATTTTTGGAGATTTAACAGATGAAACTGGAGATTTAACAGCATGTAATGGAATTGTAAATATTTCAAAAACAGACTATAGATTCACAATTAACTTTAGAATACCTTGTACAAGAGATCCACAAAAAGATGTTGTTGATGTTCTTGAAAAATTTGTTAAAGACAAAGGGTTAGGGTTAAAATTATCTTCAATCGAAGATAGAGTTTATTTCCCAAAAGACAGTGATGTAGTTAAAAATATAATGGAAGTTTACAAAGAAGTTACAGGAGATCTTAAAGCAGAACCAATTGCTATTGGTGGTGGGACATTTGCAAAATCAATGCCTAACATGATCGCTTTTGGAGCTGAATTTGATTTAAATGATTCTACAATGCACGCTTACAATGAGTATGTAAAAATTGAAGATTTGAAAAAAATGATGGAAATTTATGCAAAATCATTGGTTAAACTAACAAAATTAAAATAA
- the rpsB gene encoding 30S ribosomal protein S2 — MAKDLTREQLWDAGAQFGHQTKRWNPKMKPYIYGAKNKNHVIDLQQTIWRLEDVKKYVTSIGQKREKIIFVGTKRSAKNAVKEAALRSGNFYVNSRWLGGTLTNMKTISLRIKALWDIENEEKTGKINLRPKKEQILIKKEKAKLEKTLGGIKQMHKLPAAMFVVDPKTDEIAVKEARKLRIPVIAICDTNVDPDMVDFVIPANDDIQESVNIITNYIVEVYADAAGIKMQPSNLKVVAQKKEDREYNGERRNYTPRNNDSNAERPAYKKPTVKKEETK; from the coding sequence ATGGCAAAAGACTTAACAAGAGAACAGCTATGAGATGCTGGAGCTCAATTTGGACACCAAACTAAACGTTGAAATCCAAAAATGAAACCATATATTTATGGAGCAAAAAACAAAAATCACGTTATTGATTTACAACAAACAATCTGAAGATTAGAGGATGTTAAAAAATACGTTACTTCAATTGGACAAAAAAGAGAAAAAATTATTTTTGTAGGAACAAAAAGAAGTGCTAAAAATGCAGTTAAAGAAGCTGCATTAAGAAGTGGAAACTTCTATGTTAACTCAAGATGATTAGGTGGAACTTTAACTAACATGAAAACTATTTCATTAAGAATTAAAGCTCTATGAGACATTGAAAACGAAGAAAAAACAGGAAAAATTAACCTAAGACCTAAAAAAGAGCAAATTCTAATTAAAAAAGAAAAAGCTAAATTAGAAAAAACTTTAGGTGGTATTAAACAAATGCATAAACTACCTGCAGCAATGTTCGTAGTTGATCCAAAAACTGATGAAATTGCAGTTAAAGAAGCAAGAAAATTAAGAATTCCAGTTATCGCTATTTGTGATACAAACGTTGATCCAGATATGGTAGACTTTGTAATTCCTGCAAACGATGACATTCAAGAATCAGTAAACATAATTACAAACTATATTGTTGAAGTTTACGCTGATGCAGCTGGAATTAAAATGCAACCAAGTAATTTAAAAGTTGTTGCACAGAAAAAAGAAGATAGAGAATACAATGGTGAAAGAAGAAATTACACACCAAGAAACAACGATTCAAATGCTGAAAGACCAGCATACAAAAAACCAACAGTTAAAAAAGAAGAAACTAAATAG
- the tsf gene encoding translation elongation factor Ts gives MAVTPQLIKELREMTSAGMMDCKKALEATDGNIDEAVVWLRENGLAKAAKKADRVAAEGVSFAKTNGKRAVVFEVNSETDFVSKNDKFMALIENIGSALLDSSASTLEEALEVKLASGQTISEACVEATATIGEKIELRRIAAVEGGKLSIYNHANNRISVLLGFEGDINDEDAYNVCMHVAAMAPKYLSEQDVPQEFKDQELHIIKETTDLTGKPENVAEGILKGKLNKKLAEVTLLAQGFVMDEKQTVGNFIKSKGATLTNMFRFEVGEGIEKVTTDFAAEVAAQLAGN, from the coding sequence ATGGCAGTTACACCACAATTAATTAAAGAATTAAGAGAAATGACTTCTGCTGGAATGATGGACTGTAAAAAAGCTTTAGAAGCTACAGACGGTAACATCGATGAAGCAGTAGTTTGATTAAGAGAAAACGGATTAGCAAAAGCAGCTAAAAAAGCTGACAGAGTTGCAGCTGAAGGTGTTTCATTTGCTAAAACAAATGGAAAAAGAGCAGTTGTTTTTGAAGTTAACTCAGAAACAGATTTCGTTTCTAAAAATGACAAATTTATGGCATTAATTGAAAACATTGGAAGTGCTTTATTAGATTCAAGTGCATCAACTTTAGAAGAAGCATTAGAAGTTAAATTAGCATCAGGTCAAACAATTAGTGAAGCTTGTGTTGAAGCAACAGCAACAATTGGAGAAAAAATCGAATTAAGAAGAATTGCTGCAGTTGAAGGTGGTAAATTATCAATTTATAACCACGCAAACAACAGAATTTCAGTATTATTAGGATTTGAAGGAGACATTAATGATGAAGATGCATACAATGTATGTATGCACGTTGCTGCAATGGCACCAAAATATCTTTCAGAACAAGATGTTCCTCAAGAATTTAAAGATCAAGAACTTCACATTATTAAAGAAACAACTGATTTAACAGGAAAACCCGAAAATGTAGCTGAAGGAATTTTAAAAGGTAAGTTAAATAAAAAACTTGCTGAAGTTACTTTATTAGCTCAAGGTTTTGTTATGGATGAAAAACAAACAGTTGGAAACTTTATTAAATCAAAAGGAGCAACTTTAACTAACATGTTTAGATTTGAAGTTGGTGAAGGAATTGAAAAAGTTACTACAGATTTTGCAGCAGAAGTTGCAGCACAATTGGCAGGTAACTAA